Proteins encoded together in one Kitasatospora albolonga window:
- a CDS encoding non-ribosomal peptide synthetase — protein sequence MADADNRALRNKVAIIGMGCRLPGGASDHRTFWRNLMAGKDCITPTPPDRYDVTTLGSRFREKPGRLVGGRGGYIDGFDEFDPAFFGISPREADHMDPQQRKLLEVAWETLEDGGQRPADLAGRNVAVYVGAFTLDYKILQFADLGFTSLAAHTATGTMMTMVSNRISYCFDFRGPSLSVDTACSSSLVAVHLACRALDSGESDLALAGGTLLNLAPQYTIAETKGGFLSPGGRSRTFDADADGYVRAEGVGLVALKRLEDAVRDGDRVHAVILGSGVNQDGHTNGITVPNPDAQVALIRRVCAEAGITPGELQYMEAHGTSTPVGDPIEAGALARALAVGRRPGARAYVGSVKTNIGHTESAAGIAGLIKTVLCLKHRHIPPHINLERLNPAIDQATLPYEIPTRPTPWPEHDGPARAGVNSFGFGGTNAHVVLEEAPAPAREAEASEERAWSILPLSARHPDALPELAAGIRGELAGENGPAVALPDLGHTLAHRRQHLPHRLSVVYSSRASLDEALAAHQRGEPHPRVVQERSRDAEARRLVWVFTGMGPQWWGMGRQLLDSEPVFREAVTQCDRALREFADWSLIEELSAGEATSRMGETWLAQPANFALQVGLAALWRAYGVRPDAVVGHSTGEIAAFYEAGVYSLRDAARIAVHRSRLQQTLAGTGTMLAVALTEDEAERRVRPYRDRVSVAAVNSPTSITLAGDADALALLAEELRAERLFAKFLTVQVPYHSVGMERIKDQLLTSLAPLAPRPARLPLYLTGAEGRARGPELDAAYWWKNVRDRVRFRAAVDRLAHDGHQLFLEIGPHPVLGHAVRECLETTGAPGLTLPSIRRQEPESERFALSLASLHNLGADIAWDALQPTGRPVTLPRHPFRRDRHWTEPRAVAQVRLGHLDHPLLGRRTDRAEPAWQARLDTESLPYLADHRIQDTVVFPAAGYIEMATQAALRLTGATTAVLAGIDLRRALFLPDGEDRTVEVSLSLEDAAFTIASPATGDDGEPTVHASGIVRTGQRRRTAAPLDAAAIRARTVRRLDGPACYTALAALGYHYGPAFRAIEEAWIGTGEVLARIRPPGTVDASGHHLHPVLLDACFQALLTPQLLQDPAPGTGIRLPLSLDEVALEPIGDRPLWVHATVRTADADTTLGDIALYGDDGAPLGRIEGFRAADVEKAATAVARTTIDSWLAETVWTECPEPGEEDPLAPGPIAARDHGWLVLADTQGVADAFAALAAARGERCHLVRRGQAYAGAGPDGSFTVDPGSTADLERLLTDLDRDGEPFRGAVLHLWNLDRPSLAACGRQAVLDHTGPGAYSLIALARTLLARGGDGRLHIVTRGAQPVLPGEPVEPLGAPAWGVGRVLRHQELSGHPGKLIDLDPERRPGPEGARAEAEALLREALTDDEEEIALRAGVRRTSRLRPAEGLTRPLPLRLRADGSYLVTGAFGALGRLLCRTLVRRGARRLVLVGRTPVPAREKWGSTDPATAEGRAVALLRELEALGAQAHLAPLDITDEDALTGWLDAYRRGGHPPVRGVFHLAGQVRDTLVTDLDRPAFDAVHDPKTVGAHLLHRHLRDEPLEHFVLFASIASLLTTAGQTNYAAGNAFLDALAHHRRAQGLPALSLDWGPWATGMIEELGLVDHYLHSRGMSSLAPDAGMAVLERVIGQEHAQLVVATVTDWTAFLAWYPSPPPLVTDLAAAAAPPPAAQGNGFLDTFRTADEETRRTLVATRFAALAATVLRTGTDRIDPAEGLGGLGLDSLLAMELRARVHAELGVALPVVALLSGTPAGELAAQLHDGLAELASAGEAGSAEGAVELHDDPARYPLTQNQKALWFLKHLNPDGYAYNIGGAVEVNVALEPDLMFEAVRRLIARHPALRTNFLLEDGRAVQRVSEDTEPDLALFDVQGEEWETIHATIVAEYRKPYDLAHDPLVRFRLFKRGHDRWIIMKAVHHIVSDAISTFTFIEELFQVYEALRQGREPQLPPVEARYLDFLNQQNTFLAGREAAGMLDYWRSHLPAEVPLLDLPTDRPRPAVQTHNGASEFFVLDAALSARVHALARTHHVTPFMVLLSAYYLLLHRYSGQDHIVVGSPVTGRTRQDFASVYGYFVNPLPLHADLTGDPSVAELLEQVRRTVLGGLDNQEYPFVLLVDELGLQHDPSRSAVFQAMFILLTHKVATEQYGYRLEYIELPEEEGQFDITLSAYEDEAEHRFHCVLKYNTDLFLPQTMRRMAAHYTHLLDHMTRAPGEHPVSRLEMLEEREREQLVGEWSRPALPPAAADAPFIPVHELIGRAATAHPASVAVTVPLPGGGARTLTYGELERRATETAARLRALGVGCGSVVVVRLDKSPELITTLLAVLKAGGAYLPLRPDQPADRVAHLVRATGAALVVVADEAGREGTAALPVITLTLDALHATEPHPDGPRPDTDPDSTAYVITTSGSTGRPKAVRVSHRNLASAYGAWRHAYRLETDVRTHLQMAEPSFDVFTGDLVRALCSGGTLVLADRDLLFDTTRLYRTMRQERVECAEFVPAVVRGLMDHCTREGLRLDFLRLLVVGSDAWKVAEYRRLGELCGPATRLVNSYGLTEATIDSAYFEGPVDDLEPGLMVPIGRPLPNSTLHILDTHGEPVPPGVPGELWIGGDGVALGYAGDPGQTADRFVTRTLGRGPDARPERLYRTGDFARWDAHGRVHLLGRADGQVKLRGHRIELGEIEARLAQWPPLARAVVTVTEGAGGEAALCAYCVPAPGAALDRRALRRHLAAALPSYMIPSYVVELPALPLTANGKVDTAALPAPRAETGERPHEEPVTLYEISVARHWKTLLGLEQVGLADDFFEIGGSSIKLIELLHHLRTEFGVSVPVSRLYQVTTLHGMAATVADVLHSTGTDELPYLTFNSGQTPPLFCFPPAGGHGLVYRGLAAQLPEYTVIGFNYLPGDDKVTRYADLVEAARPEGACLLLGYSLGGNLAFETAKELERRGRRVGHIVVLDSRRIMERYEPGDEGIRAFEAELADHLRKHTGSEAVTRETLAHAAEYLTFCGRTPNTGTVAAPVTVITDEEKTALYAVGEHGAWHGASTGTTVVLRGSGIHADMLDPKHLARNAALVRTALTGGTAHGG from the coding sequence ATGGCCGACGCTGACAACCGGGCGTTACGGAACAAGGTGGCGATCATCGGCATGGGCTGCCGCCTGCCCGGCGGGGCCTCGGACCACCGGACGTTCTGGCGCAACCTGATGGCGGGCAAGGACTGCATCACGCCCACCCCGCCCGACCGGTACGACGTCACCACGCTCGGCAGCCGGTTCCGGGAGAAACCCGGGCGCCTGGTGGGCGGTCGCGGTGGATACATCGACGGCTTCGACGAGTTCGACCCCGCCTTCTTCGGTATCAGCCCCCGCGAGGCCGACCACATGGACCCGCAGCAGCGCAAGCTGCTGGAGGTCGCCTGGGAGACCCTGGAGGACGGTGGGCAGCGCCCCGCCGACCTGGCCGGGCGGAACGTCGCCGTCTATGTCGGCGCGTTCACCCTCGACTACAAGATCCTCCAGTTCGCGGACCTGGGCTTCACCTCACTGGCCGCGCACACCGCGACCGGGACCATGATGACGATGGTGTCGAACCGGATCTCGTACTGCTTCGACTTCCGGGGCCCCAGCCTCTCCGTCGACACCGCGTGCAGCTCCTCCCTGGTCGCCGTCCACCTCGCCTGCCGGGCCCTGGACAGCGGCGAGTCCGATCTCGCACTCGCCGGGGGCACCCTGCTGAACCTTGCCCCGCAGTACACCATCGCCGAGACGAAGGGCGGCTTCCTGTCGCCCGGGGGCCGCTCCCGTACGTTCGACGCCGACGCCGACGGCTACGTACGGGCCGAGGGCGTCGGCCTGGTCGCGCTGAAGCGGCTGGAGGACGCCGTACGGGACGGGGACCGCGTCCACGCGGTGATCCTCGGCAGCGGGGTCAACCAGGACGGCCACACCAACGGCATCACCGTGCCCAACCCCGACGCGCAGGTCGCCCTCATCCGCCGGGTCTGCGCCGAGGCCGGGATCACGCCCGGCGAGCTCCAGTACATGGAGGCGCACGGCACCTCCACCCCGGTCGGCGACCCGATCGAGGCGGGAGCCCTGGCCCGCGCCCTCGCCGTCGGCCGCAGGCCGGGCGCCCGCGCGTACGTCGGCTCCGTGAAGACCAACATCGGGCACACCGAGTCCGCCGCCGGGATCGCCGGGCTGATCAAGACCGTCCTGTGCCTCAAGCACCGGCACATCCCGCCCCACATCAACCTGGAACGCCTCAACCCCGCCATCGACCAGGCCACCCTGCCGTACGAGATCCCCACCCGGCCCACCCCCTGGCCCGAACACGACGGGCCCGCCCGGGCGGGCGTCAACTCCTTCGGATTCGGCGGCACCAACGCCCATGTCGTCCTGGAGGAGGCCCCGGCACCCGCCCGGGAAGCCGAGGCTTCCGAGGAACGGGCCTGGAGCATCCTGCCGCTGAGCGCCCGCCACCCGGACGCCCTCCCGGAGCTGGCGGCCGGCATCCGCGGCGAGCTGGCCGGGGAGAACGGCCCGGCCGTGGCCCTGCCCGACCTCGGCCACACCCTCGCCCACCGCCGCCAGCACCTCCCGCACCGGCTCTCCGTCGTCTACTCCTCACGCGCCTCCCTCGACGAGGCACTCGCCGCCCACCAGCGGGGCGAACCCCACCCCCGGGTCGTCCAGGAGCGCAGCCGGGACGCCGAAGCCCGGCGCCTGGTCTGGGTCTTCACCGGCATGGGCCCCCAGTGGTGGGGCATGGGCCGCCAACTCCTGGACAGCGAACCGGTATTTCGCGAGGCCGTCACCCAGTGCGACCGCGCGCTGCGGGAGTTCGCCGACTGGTCCCTGATCGAGGAGCTGTCCGCCGGGGAAGCCACCTCGCGCATGGGCGAGACCTGGCTCGCACAGCCCGCCAACTTCGCGCTCCAGGTCGGTCTCGCGGCCCTCTGGCGGGCGTACGGCGTGCGCCCGGACGCCGTCGTCGGACACAGCACCGGGGAGATCGCCGCCTTCTACGAGGCGGGCGTCTACTCCCTGAGGGACGCGGCCCGGATCGCGGTGCACCGCAGCCGCCTCCAGCAGACCCTGGCGGGCACCGGCACCATGCTGGCGGTGGCGCTCACGGAGGACGAGGCGGAGCGGCGCGTACGCCCCTACCGCGACCGGGTATCGGTCGCCGCCGTCAACAGCCCGACCTCCATCACGCTGGCCGGGGACGCGGACGCGCTCGCCCTGCTGGCCGAGGAGCTGCGGGCCGAGCGGCTGTTCGCCAAGTTCCTCACCGTACAAGTGCCGTACCACAGCGTCGGCATGGAGCGGATCAAGGACCAACTGCTCACCTCACTGGCCCCCTTGGCGCCGCGCCCGGCCAGGCTCCCGCTCTACCTGACCGGGGCCGAGGGCAGGGCCCGGGGGCCCGAACTGGACGCCGCCTACTGGTGGAAGAACGTACGCGACCGGGTACGGTTCCGGGCCGCCGTCGACCGCCTCGCCCACGACGGCCACCAGCTGTTCCTGGAGATCGGCCCGCACCCGGTCCTCGGCCACGCCGTCCGCGAGTGTCTGGAGACCACCGGGGCGCCCGGGCTGACCCTGCCCTCGATCCGCCGCCAGGAGCCCGAGAGCGAACGGTTCGCGCTCTCCCTCGCCTCCCTCCACAACCTGGGCGCCGACATCGCCTGGGACGCCCTCCAGCCCACCGGCCGGCCGGTCACCCTGCCCCGTCACCCCTTCCGCCGCGACCGGCACTGGACCGAACCCCGGGCGGTCGCCCAGGTCCGCCTGGGCCACCTCGACCATCCCCTCCTCGGCCGCCGCACCGACCGGGCGGAACCGGCCTGGCAGGCCCGCCTGGACACCGAATCCCTGCCCTACCTGGCCGACCACCGCATCCAGGACACCGTGGTGTTCCCCGCCGCCGGGTACATCGAGATGGCGACCCAGGCCGCCCTGCGGCTCACCGGCGCCACCACCGCCGTCCTCGCCGGTATCGACCTGCGCAGGGCGCTCTTCCTCCCCGACGGCGAGGACCGGACCGTCGAGGTGTCGCTCTCTCTGGAGGACGCGGCCTTCACCATCGCCTCGCCCGCCACCGGGGACGACGGCGAACCGACCGTCCACGCGAGCGGGATCGTCCGCACTGGGCAGCGCCGCAGGACCGCCGCCCCGCTCGACGCCGCCGCGATCCGCGCCCGTACCGTCCGCCGCCTCGACGGCCCCGCGTGCTACACCGCGCTGGCCGCGCTCGGCTACCACTACGGGCCCGCCTTCCGGGCCATCGAGGAGGCGTGGATCGGCACCGGGGAGGTCCTCGCCCGCATCCGCCCGCCCGGGACCGTCGACGCCTCCGGCCACCACCTCCACCCCGTCCTGCTCGACGCCTGCTTCCAGGCGCTGCTGACCCCTCAGCTCCTCCAGGACCCGGCACCGGGCACCGGGATCAGGCTGCCGCTCTCCCTGGACGAGGTCGCCCTCGAACCCATCGGCGACCGGCCGCTCTGGGTCCACGCCACGGTCCGCACTGCCGACGCCGACACCACGCTCGGGGACATCGCCCTGTACGGGGACGACGGTGCGCCGCTCGGCCGCATCGAGGGGTTCCGGGCCGCCGACGTGGAGAAGGCGGCCACCGCCGTCGCCCGGACCACGATCGACTCCTGGCTCGCCGAGACCGTCTGGACGGAGTGCCCGGAGCCGGGGGAGGAGGACCCGCTCGCGCCCGGCCCCATAGCAGCCCGGGACCACGGCTGGCTGGTCCTCGCCGACACCCAGGGCGTCGCCGACGCCTTCGCCGCGCTCGCCGCCGCCCGGGGCGAACGCTGCCACCTGGTGCGCCGGGGGCAGGCGTACGCCGGAGCGGGACCCGACGGCTCGTTCACCGTGGACCCCGGCTCCACCGCCGACCTCGAGCGCCTCCTCACCGACCTGGACCGGGACGGTGAGCCGTTCCGCGGAGCCGTCCTGCACCTGTGGAACCTCGACCGGCCCTCCCTCGCCGCCTGCGGCCGGCAGGCCGTCCTGGACCACACGGGCCCGGGGGCGTACTCCCTGATCGCCCTCGCCCGGACCCTGCTCGCCCGGGGCGGAGACGGACGGCTGCACATCGTCACCCGGGGCGCCCAGCCCGTCCTGCCCGGCGAGCCCGTCGAACCCCTCGGCGCCCCCGCCTGGGGCGTCGGCCGGGTCCTGCGCCACCAGGAACTCAGCGGCCACCCCGGCAAGCTGATCGACCTCGACCCCGAACGGCGGCCGGGCCCCGAAGGCGCGCGGGCCGAGGCCGAGGCGCTCCTGCGCGAGGCGCTGACCGACGACGAGGAGGAGATCGCCCTGCGCGCGGGAGTCCGCCGCACCAGCCGCCTCCGCCCGGCCGAGGGGCTCACCCGGCCGCTGCCGCTGCGGCTGCGGGCCGACGGGAGCTACCTGGTGACCGGCGCCTTCGGCGCACTCGGCCGGCTGCTGTGCCGCACGCTCGTCCGACGCGGGGCCCGCAGGCTCGTCCTGGTGGGGCGCACGCCGGTGCCCGCCCGGGAGAAGTGGGGCTCCACCGACCCCGCCACCGCCGAGGGCCGGGCCGTCGCCCTCCTCCGCGAGCTGGAGGCGCTCGGCGCCCAGGCCCACTTGGCCCCCCTCGACATCACCGACGAGGACGCCCTGACCGGCTGGCTCGACGCCTACCGGCGCGGCGGCCACCCGCCCGTGCGCGGGGTGTTCCACCTCGCCGGACAGGTCCGCGACACCCTCGTCACCGACCTGGACCGGCCCGCCTTCGACGCCGTCCACGACCCCAAGACCGTCGGCGCCCACCTCCTCCACCGGCATCTGCGGGACGAACCCCTCGAGCACTTCGTCCTCTTCGCCTCGATCGCCTCCCTCCTGACCACCGCGGGACAGACCAACTACGCGGCCGGGAACGCCTTCCTGGACGCGCTCGCCCACCACCGCCGCGCCCAGGGCCTGCCCGCGCTCAGCCTGGACTGGGGCCCCTGGGCCACCGGGATGATCGAGGAACTCGGCCTGGTCGACCACTATCTGCACAGCCGGGGCATGAGCTCCCTGGCCCCCGACGCGGGCATGGCCGTCCTGGAACGCGTCATCGGCCAGGAGCACGCCCAGCTGGTCGTCGCCACCGTCACCGACTGGACCGCCTTCCTGGCCTGGTACCCGTCCCCGCCCCCGCTCGTCACCGACCTGGCAGCGGCCGCCGCCCCGCCCCCGGCCGCACAGGGCAACGGCTTCCTCGACACCTTCCGCACCGCCGACGAGGAGACCCGCCGCACCCTGGTCGCGACGCGTTTCGCCGCGCTCGCCGCCACCGTCCTGCGCACCGGAACGGACCGCATCGACCCCGCCGAGGGCCTCGGCGGGCTCGGCCTGGACTCCCTGCTGGCGATGGAGCTGCGCGCCCGCGTCCACGCCGAACTGGGCGTCGCCCTGCCCGTGGTCGCCCTGCTCAGCGGTACCCCGGCCGGAGAGCTGGCCGCCCAGCTCCACGACGGACTGGCCGAACTCGCCTCGGCCGGGGAGGCGGGCTCCGCCGAGGGGGCCGTCGAACTCCACGACGACCCCGCGCGCTACCCGCTGACCCAGAACCAGAAGGCGCTCTGGTTCCTCAAGCACCTCAACCCCGACGGTTACGCGTACAACATCGGCGGAGCCGTCGAGGTGAACGTCGCCCTCGAACCGGACCTGATGTTCGAGGCCGTCCGCCGCCTCATCGCCCGCCACCCCGCCCTGCGCACCAACTTCCTGCTGGAGGACGGCCGGGCCGTCCAGCGGGTCTCCGAGGACACCGAGCCCGACCTCGCCCTCTTCGACGTCCAGGGCGAGGAGTGGGAGACCATCCACGCCACCATCGTCGCCGAGTACCGCAAGCCCTACGACCTCGCCCACGACCCCCTGGTCCGCTTCCGCCTCTTCAAGCGCGGACACGACCGCTGGATCATCATGAAGGCCGTCCACCACATCGTCTCGGACGCCATCTCCACGTTCACCTTCATCGAGGAACTCTTCCAGGTGTACGAGGCCCTGCGGCAGGGCCGGGAGCCCCAACTGCCGCCCGTGGAAGCCCGCTACCTCGACTTCCTCAACCAGCAGAACACCTTCCTCGCCGGACGCGAGGCCGCCGGGATGCTCGACTACTGGCGCTCCCACCTCCCCGCCGAGGTCCCGCTCCTCGACCTCCCCACCGACAGACCCCGCCCGGCCGTCCAGACCCACAACGGGGCCTCCGAATTCTTCGTGCTCGACGCCGCACTCAGCGCCCGCGTCCACGCCCTGGCCCGCACCCATCACGTCACCCCGTTCATGGTGCTGCTCAGCGCCTACTACCTGCTGCTCCACCGCTACTCCGGGCAGGACCACATCGTCGTCGGCTCCCCGGTGACCGGCCGCACCCGGCAGGACTTCGCCTCCGTCTACGGCTACTTCGTCAACCCGCTCCCGCTCCACGCCGACCTCACCGGCGACCCGAGCGTCGCGGAACTCCTGGAGCAGGTCCGCCGGACCGTCCTCGGCGGCCTGGACAACCAGGAGTACCCGTTCGTCCTCCTCGTCGACGAACTCGGCCTCCAGCACGACCCCAGCCGCTCGGCCGTCTTCCAGGCGATGTTCATCCTCCTCACCCACAAGGTCGCCACCGAGCAGTACGGCTACCGGCTGGAGTACATCGAACTGCCCGAGGAGGAAGGCCAGTTCGACATCACACTCTCCGCGTACGAGGACGAGGCGGAGCACCGCTTCCACTGCGTCCTCAAGTACAACACCGACCTCTTCCTCCCACAGACCATGCGCCGCATGGCCGCCCACTACACGCACCTGCTCGACCACATGACCCGGGCGCCCGGCGAACACCCCGTCTCCCGGCTGGAGATGCTCGAGGAACGCGAGCGCGAACAGCTGGTGGGGGAGTGGAGCCGACCGGCCCTGCCCCCGGCCGCCGCGGACGCGCCGTTCATCCCGGTCCATGAACTGATCGGCCGGGCCGCCACCGCCCACCCCGCGTCCGTCGCCGTGACCGTGCCGCTCCCCGGCGGCGGCGCACGGACACTGACCTACGGGGAGCTGGAGCGCCGGGCCACCGAAACCGCCGCCCGGCTGCGCGCCCTGGGCGTCGGATGCGGCTCGGTGGTCGTCGTCCGCCTGGACAAGTCGCCGGAGCTCATCACCACCCTGCTCGCCGTGCTCAAGGCAGGCGGCGCCTATCTGCCGCTCCGCCCCGACCAGCCCGCCGACCGCGTCGCCCACCTCGTCCGGGCCACCGGAGCGGCCCTGGTCGTCGTCGCCGACGAGGCCGGGCGCGAGGGCACCGCGGCGCTGCCCGTCATCACCCTGACCCTGGACGCCCTGCACGCCACCGAGCCGCACCCGGACGGCCCCCGGCCGGACACGGACCCGGACTCGACGGCGTACGTCATCACCACCTCCGGCTCCACCGGCCGCCCCAAGGCCGTCCGGGTCAGCCACCGCAACCTCGCCTCCGCGTACGGGGCGTGGCGCCACGCGTACCGGCTGGAGACGGACGTCCGGACGCACCTCCAGATGGCCGAGCCGTCGTTCGACGTGTTCACCGGCGACCTGGTCCGGGCGCTCTGCTCGGGCGGCACCCTCGTCCTGGCCGACCGGGATCTGCTCTTCGACACCACCCGCCTGTACCGGACGATGCGTCAGGAACGGGTCGAATGCGCAGAGTTCGTACCCGCCGTCGTGCGCGGGCTGATGGACCACTGCACCCGGGAAGGGCTCCGGCTGGACTTCCTGCGGCTGCTGGTGGTGGGCTCGGATGCCTGGAAGGTGGCAGAGTACCGGCGGCTGGGCGAGCTGTGCGGCCCCGCCACCCGGCTCGTCAACTCCTACGGCCTCACCGAGGCGACCATCGACAGCGCCTACTTCGAAGGCCCCGTCGACGACCTGGAACCGGGCCTGATGGTCCCGATCGGCCGCCCCCTGCCCAACAGCACCCTCCACATCCTCGACACCCACGGCGAACCCGTCCCGCCGGGAGTCCCCGGCGAACTCTGGATCGGCGGCGACGGCGTCGCGCTCGGCTACGCCGGAGACCCCGGGCAGACGGCGGACCGCTTCGTCACCCGTACGCTCGGCAGAGGACCGGACGCCCGGCCCGAACGGCTGTACCGCACCGGCGACTTCGCCCGCTGGGACGCCCACGGCCGGGTCCACCTGCTGGGCCGCGCCGACGGCCAGGTCAAACTGCGCGGCCACCGCATCGAGCTCGGCGAGATCGAGGCCCGGCTCGCCCAGTGGCCCCCGCTCGCCCGCGCCGTCGTCACCGTCACCGAGGGCGCCGGGGGAGAGGCCGCGCTCTGCGCCTACTGCGTACCGGCACCCGGCGCCGCGCTCGACCGGCGGGCCCTGCGCCGCCATCTGGCCGCCGCGCTGCCCTCGTACATGATCCCCTCGTACGTCGTCGAACTGCCCGCCCTGCCGCTCACCGCCAACGGCAAGGTCGACACCGCCGCCCTCCCCGCACCCCGGGCCGAGACCGGCGAACGCCCCCACGAGGAGCCGGTGACGCTCTACGAGATCAGCGTGGCCCGGCACTGGAAAACGCTGCTCGGCCTCGAACAGGTCGGCCTGGCGGACGACTTCTTCGAGATCGGCGGCTCCTCCATCAAGCTCATCGAGCTCCTCCACCACCTGCGGACCGAGTTCGGCGTCAGCGTTCCCGTCAGCCGCCTCTACCAGGTCACCACCCTCCATGGCATGGCCGCCACCGTGGCGGACGTCCTGCACAGCACCGGCACCGACGAACTGCCCTACCTGACCTTCAACTCCGGCCAGACCCCGCCCCTCTTCTGCTTCCCGCCCGCGGGCGGTCACGGGCTCGTCTACCGGGGCCTCGCCGCCCAGCTCCCGGAGTACACCGTCATCGGCTTCAACTACCTGCCGGGCGACGACAAGGTGACCCGGTACGCCGACCTCGTCGAGGCCGCCCGGCCCGAAGGGGCATGCCTGCTCCTCGGCTACTCCCTCGGCGGCAACCTCGCCTTCGAGACGGCGAAGGAGCTGGAGCGGCGCGGACGGCGGGTGGGCCACATCGTCGTCCTCGACTCCCGCCGCATCATGGAGCGTTACGAGCCCGGGGACGAGGGAATCCGCGCCTTCGAGGCCGAACTCGCCGACCACCTGCGCAAACACACCGGGTCCGAGGCCGTCACCCGCGAAACCCTCGCCCACGCCGCCGAGTACCTCACCTTCTGCGGCCGCACCCCCAACACCGGAACGGTCGCCGCACCGGTCACGGTCATCACCGACGAGGAGAAGACCGCCCTGTACGCCGTCGGCGAGCACGGCGCCTGGCACGGCGCCTCCACCGGCACCACCGTCGTCCTGCGCGGCTCCGGAATCCACGCCGACATGCTCGACCCCAAGCATCTGGCCCGCAACGCTGCCCTGGTCCGCACCGCGCTGACAGGAGGCACGGCCCATGGCGGCTGA
- a CDS encoding FAD-dependent oxidoreductase: protein MAADTTLQKDTADDWGSRERTPGTPPRVIVIGAGVAGLSTGCYAQMSGARTRVFEKHVLPGGCCTAWSRDGYLFDYCIEWLIGTAPGNNAHQVWRELGALDGKTVTNFELFNKVEDESGRSVTFYNDPDRLEAHLLALSPADAPLIRAFTRDLRRFIAIELYPFLTAPALRTVRERAATLRTVLPAFRLFWRTAATPMAAFADRFQDPLLRRAFRNIFFQDPEGFPLLPYLFNMAAAHHLNAGFPQGGSLGLSRSIEDRYLGLGGTVTYRARTEQILVENDRAIGIELRNGRRYFAEHIVSACDGRTTVYGLLGGRYTGPRIDKLYTDLLQRPGTLFPAVVSAFVGLRGDFDPAEAHSTTHLLTDEDGKRLPGALQNSLVVQDRSRYSEGFAPPGRSVLHCTYFSDYASWKELRTRNRKEYRARKQEVADFVRTFLERRFPGITDRIDLVDVATPATTHRYTGNHNGSILAWKAFSDADDISARLVGKDRMRLPGLSGFSMAGQWAGMGGLIRAASTGRFATQYLCRELGLEFRAWESPGSDPWHPGKLGELPRLDRWSAREDTR from the coding sequence ATGGCGGCTGACACCACCCTCCAGAAGGACACGGCCGACGACTGGGGCAGCCGCGAGCGCACCCCCGGCACCCCGCCCCGCGTCATCGTCATCGGCGCGGGCGTGGCCGGCCTCTCCACCGGCTGCTACGCGCAGATGAGCGGAGCCAGGACCCGCGTCTTCGAGAAGCACGTGCTGCCCGGCGGCTGCTGCACCGCCTGGTCCCGCGACGGCTACCTCTTCGACTACTGCATCGAATGGCTCATCGGCACCGCGCCCGGCAACAACGCCCACCAGGTCTGGCGCGAACTGGGCGCGCTCGACGGCAAGACCGTCACCAACTTCGAGCTGTTCAACAAGGTCGAGGACGAGAGCGGCCGTTCGGTCACCTTCTACAACGACCCCGACCGGCTGGAGGCGCACCTGCTGGCCCTCTCACCCGCCGACGCCCCCCTGATCCGGGCCTTCACCCGCGATCTGCGGCGGTTCATCGCCATCGAGCTGTACCCGTTCCTGACCGCGCCCGCCCTGCGGACCGTACGGGAACGGGCGGCGACCCTGCGCACGGTGCTGCCGGCCTTCCGGCTGTTCTGGCGGACGGCCGCCACCCCGATGGCGGCCTTCGCCGACAGGTTCCAGGACCCGCTGCTGCGCCGGGCCTTCCGCAACATCTTCTTCCAGGACCCGGAGGGCTTCCCGCTCCTGCCCTACCTCTTCAACATGGCGGCGGCCCACCACCTCAACGCCGGTTTCCCGCAAGGCGGTTCGCTCGGTCTCTCGCGCTCGATCGAGGACCGCTACCTCGGCCTGGGCGGGACCGTCACCTACCGGGCCCGCACCGAGCAGATCCTGGTGGAGAACGACCGCGCGATCGGTATCGAACTCCGCAACGGCAGAAGGTACTTCGCCGAGCACATCGTCTCCGCCTGCGACGGCCGCACCACCGTGTACGGGCTGCTCGGCGGCCGGTACACCGGACCCCGGATCGACAAGCTCTACACCGACCTCCTCCAGCGCCCCGGCACCCTCTTCCCGGCCGTCGTCTCCGCCTTCGTCGGCCTGCGCGGCGACTTCGACCCGGCGGAAGCCCACAGCACCACCCACCTCCTGACCGACGAGGACGGGAAACGGCTCCCCGGCGCCCTCCAGAACAGCCTGGTCGTCCAGGACCGCTCCCGCTACTCCGAGGGCTTCGCACCCCCGGGCCGCTCCGTCCTGCACTGCACCTACTTCAGCGACTACGCCTCCTGGAAGGAGCTGCGCACCAGGAACCGCAAGGAGTACCGGGCGCGCAAGCAGGAGGTCGCCGACTTCGTCCGCACCTTCCTGGAACGCCGGTTCCCGGGCATCACCGACCGCATCGACCTCGTCGACGTGGCCACGCCCGCCACCACGCACCGCTACACCGGCAACCACAACGGCTCCATCCTCGCCTGGAAGGCGTTCTCCGACGCCGACGACATCTCCGCCCGACTGGTCGGCAAGGACCGGATGCGGCTGCCAGGACTGAGCGGCTTCTCCATGGCCGGGCAGTGGGCCGGCATGGGGGGACTGATCCGCGCCGCCTCCACCGGCCGCTTCGCGACCCAGTACCTCTGCCGTGAACTCGGCCTGGAATTCCGGGCGTGGGAGAGCCCGGGCAGCGATCCCTGGCACCCCGGAAAGCTGGGCGAGCTGCCCCGGCTCGACCGGTGGTCGGCACGGGAGGACACCCGTTGA